From Thermodesulforhabdaceae bacterium:
ACAGATGGGTTGTCCTATTCATAATGATGGCAATAATTTTTATCATGGGTATGTTTATCGACTGGGCAGCTATTTTACTGGTAACCGTTCCCATCTTTATGCCCATAGCTATGGAATTAGGCTTTGATCCTCTCTGGTTTTCCATGCTCGTGTGTGTTAATCTGCAAACATCCTTCCTTACTCCTCCCTTTGGATATGCGCTGTTTTACTTTGCAGGGGTAGCGCCAAAAGAATATAACATGATGACCATTTACAGAGGCATTGTGCCCTTCGTAGGATTGCAGCTTCTGGGGTTGCTTATAGTTGCCATCTTTCCTAAAACTGTTACGTGGCTTCCTTCTTTGTTCTTCCGCTAAAACCCGGCAAATTAATCAGGAGCTAAGGGGATGAGCAGTTTAATCGAAACATTTATAAACAGGGCGAAAGCGGTCCAGACGGAAGTCTTAATAGCCGGTGCTCTTGGTGATGCCTGTGAAAAGCTCGTTTCATACTTGAAAGAGACCGCCATCAAGCATGTTGTTTTAAGCGGTTTTGATTCTCAGGTGACAGATTTGATCCTGAAGCGGTTGTCTGCAGAGGGAATAGAGTGTTTCAACGGTTCCGTGAGAGATTGTCTTCCCGGATTCCTGTGTTCTGTTACTCCCGGTCATGCAGGAATTTCTGAAACAGGAACGATAATAATTGAAAGCACATCAGAAAATGTGAGGCTGGCATCAATGCTTGCAGATCACCATATAATTCTCTTGCCCGT
This genomic window contains:
- a CDS encoding lactate utilization protein, whose translation is MSSLIETFINRAKAVQTEVLIAGALGDACEKLVSYLKETAIKHVVLSGFDSQVTDLILKRLSAEGIECFNGSVRDCLPGFLCSVTPGHAGISETGTIIIESTSENVRLASMLADHHIILLPVSALYGELPDVEPILEKMVKGDSLYVAFITGPSRTADIERVLTIGVHGPKRVTVILYGE